From the Bacillus tuaregi genome, one window contains:
- a CDS encoding FMN-dependent NADH-azoreductase: MTKLLYITAHPHDDTQSFSMAAGKAFIETYKEVHPKDEVVHLDLYKENIPQIDTDVFSGWGKLQSGKGFEELSNEEKAKVGRLNELSDQFVTGDKFVFVTPLWNLSFPPVVKAYIDSIAVAGKTFKYTENGSVGLLTDKKVLHIQARGGIYSEGPAAAFEMGHRYLQVIMGFFGVPSVDGLFIEGHAAMPDKAEEIKQNGIARARDLAHTF, translated from the coding sequence ACACACAATCATTCAGTATGGCAGCAGGAAAGGCCTTTATTGAGACCTATAAAGAGGTTCACCCTAAAGATGAAGTGGTGCACCTTGATTTGTATAAAGAAAACATCCCGCAAATTGATACGGATGTTTTCAGCGGATGGGGCAAGCTTCAGTCTGGTAAAGGCTTCGAGGAGCTTTCGAATGAGGAAAAAGCTAAGGTGGGGCGCTTGAATGAACTTAGTGACCAGTTTGTAACTGGAGATAAATTTGTATTTGTGACACCCTTGTGGAATCTATCCTTTCCTCCGGTTGTAAAGGCCTACATCGATTCTATTGCCGTGGCAGGTAAAACCTTTAAATATACCGAGAATGGTTCGGTTGGTTTATTAACGGATAAGAAGGTTTTACATATTCAGGCCCGAGGTGGTATTTATTCAGAGGGACCTGCTGCAGCATTCGAAATGGGACATCGCTATTTACAGGTTATTATGGGCTTCTTTGGTGTTCCTTCGGTTGATGGCTTATTTATCGAAGGACATGCAGCGATGCCTGATAAGGCAGAAGAAATTAAACAGAATGGGATCGCTCGTGCTAGAGACTTAGCCCATACTTTCTAA